From the genome of Caloenas nicobarica isolate bCalNic1 chromosome 14, bCalNic1.hap1, whole genome shotgun sequence, one region includes:
- the MEIOB gene encoding meiosis-specific with OB domain-containing protein: protein MAYSTSAWDFVALSDLHPNLARPNVIGVVIGKTDVRSFPDRKNIGSERYTFSFTIRDSPTYFINVNSWGREEYIRSLSESFRVGDCVTIENPLVQSKEVEREEKFNPVTPSRYKLLLSENHSVVKTSSCYEMDTKLLSLLHLPVKDPQDYYSLGDIVANGQNLDGRILNVLAAVMSVGEPKYFVTSDKRRGQRCEVKLYDETEMSFPIVCWDNESIQLAQSWIPRETVIFASDVRINFDKFRNCMTATVISKTIITTNPETAEANALFSFIKESVQSGALLDKMEEQSKEPINLETVVDVYTVEQLKEKALQSDGKLEPVYGIIYGYISTLDIDDNASKIIRNRCSICRFLVNEASNTCTFCSDISPGSKSTFASFDILVDVTDHTGTLYSCYLSDCVAEETLGCTVCEFLILTEDKKTALKWHLLLERSKIYCKVTLSPSWRSGLKVNVLSCKPADPVEASQSLLGKETGNKRLHHMA from the exons ATGGCTTACTCTACTTCAGCATGGGACTTTGTTGCACTTTCAGATCTGCATCCAAACCTTGCTCGTCCT aatgTGATCGGTGTGGTTATTGGGAAAACAGATGTCAGAAGCTTTCCAGACAGAAAAA ACATTGGGTCCGAAAGATACACCTTCAGTTTTACTATTCGCGATTCACCGacttattttataaatgtaaatTCTTGGGGCAGAGAAGAATATATTAGATCACTTTCAGAAAGCTTTAGAGTTGGTGATTGTG ttacaaTTGAAAATCCTTTAGTTCAGTCAaaggaagtggaaagagaagaaaaattcaacCCTGTAACTCCTAG TCGCTACAAATTACTGCTCAGTGAAAATCATTCAGTGGTCAAAACATCTTCATGTTATGAAATGGACACCAAACTACTTTCTCTGTTGCATCTACCTGTCAAGGACCCTCAGGACTATTATTCGCTGGGTGATATCGTTGCAAATGGACAAAACCTCGATGGAAGAATCCTTAACGTGCTTGCGGCTGTGATGTCA GTTGGGGAGCCAAAGTATTTTGTGACTTCAGACAAAAGAAGAGGTCAGAGGTGTGAAGTAAAGCTGTATGACGAAACAGAGATGTCTTTTCCAATAGTATg TTGGGATAATGAATCTATCCAGCTTGCACAGAGTTGGATCCCACGAGAAACAG TAATATTTGCATCAGATGTGAGAATAAATTTTGACAAATTTAGGAACTGTATGACTGCAACTGTGATATCAAAAACCATCATTACAACTAATCCAG aaacagcagaagcaaatgCTCTCTTCAGCTTCATAAAAGAGAGTGTGCAGTCAGGAGCTTTGCTTGATAAAATGGAGGAGCAGTCAAAAGAACCCATTAACT TGGAGACTGTAGTTGATGTTTATACTGTggaacagctgaaagaaaaagctttacaGAGTGATGGGAAACTTGAACCAGTCTATGGAATTATTTACGGCTACATTTCTACACTGGACATTGACGATAACGCATCTAAAATTATTCGCAACAGATG TTCAATATGCCGTTTTCTGGTGAATGAAGCGTCAAACACGTGCACCTTCTGCAGTGACATCTCTCCGGGTTCCAAGTCAACTTTTGCAAGCTTTGACATACTGGTTGATGTGACAGATCACACAGGCACCCTTTATTCTTGCTACCTGTCTGACTGCGTAGCTGAGGAAACATTAGGCTGCACA GTCTGTGAGTTCCTCATTCTAACAGAAGACAAGAAAACTGCGTTGAAATGGCATCTTCTTTTGGAACGAAGCAAGATTTATTGTAAA gtTACTTTGTCACCCAGCTGGAGAAGTGGACTCAAAGTGAATGTTCTCTCCTGCAAACCGGCAGACCCTGTAGAGGCCAGTCAGAGCTTGCTGGGAAAAGAGACTGGAAATAAGAGATTACACCATATGGCTTGA